One region of Choristoneura fumiferana chromosome 3, NRCan_CFum_1, whole genome shotgun sequence genomic DNA includes:
- the EMC5 gene encoding ER membrane protein complex subunit 5 yields the protein MASSLNKMIIIVGFISLFHSAYSAAQHRSYLRITAQEFTGLPLDIVVQAVTSLFAVMWGVLNVAGNLREIPAGAELNATKWDTQRNLPSFYIFNHRGKALSSQYIPASSKAELENLE from the exons ATGGCATCGtctttaaataaaatgattatcaTCGTCGGTTTTATATCTCTATTTCATTCAGCATATTCAGCCGCTCAAC atCGATCATACTTAAGGATCACCGCACAAGAATTTACTGGCCTACCTTTAGAT attGTAGTCCAAGCAGTTACCAGCTTGTTTGCTGTGATGTGGGGAGTCCTCAATGTTGCTGGAAATCTCCGTGAGATCCCTGCTGGGGCAGAACTGAATGCCACTAAGTGGGACACTCAGCGGAACCTGCCATCATTCTACATCTTCAATCACCGCGGGAAGGCCCTGTCATCGCAATATATACCAGCCAGCTCTAAAGCCGAGCTAGAAAATTTAGAATAA
- the Gar1 gene encoding gar1 ribonucleoprotein — MSFRGRGGGGGGGGRGFGGGRGGGGGRGRGGFGGGRGGRGGGGGGGFRQQDFGPPESVTPLGHYGWTVQDDLVCKVDIEDVPYFNAPIFLENKEQIGKIDEIFGNLRDYFVSVKLGENIKAKSFKEGQQFYIDPAKLLPLKRFLPQPPGAKRGRGGRGGGGGRGGGGRGGGGGFGGRGGGRGGGFGGRGGGGGFGGRGGGGGGYGGRGGGGGGYGGRGGGGGFGRGGGGRGGGFRGGR, encoded by the coding sequence ATGTCATTCCGTGGTAGAGGAGGCGGCGGTGGCGGTGGCGGCCGAGGATTTGGAGGTGGCCGTGGTGGTGGTGGAGGCCGTGGACGCGGGGGCTTCGGCGGCGGTCGGGGCGgtcgcggcggcggcggaggcggcggcTTCAGACAACAGGACTTTGGGCCTCCTGAAAGCGTCACGCCGCTTGGTCACTACGGTTGGACGGTGCAAGACGACCTTGTGTGCAAAGTCGACATCGAGGACGTGCCGTACTTCAACGCCCCAATCTTCCTCGAAAACAAGGAACAAATTGGAAAAATTGACGAGATCTTCGGCAACTTACGCGACTATTTCGTGTCTGTTAAGCTCGGGGAGAACATAAAAGCGAAGAGTTTTAAGGAGGGACAGCAGTTCTATATTGATCCTGCGAAGTTATTGCCGTTGAAAAGGTTTCTACCACAGCCCCCTGGTGCGAAACGTGGTCGCGGTGGTAGAGGCGGCGGAGGGGGTCGAGGCGGAGGAGggcgaggcggcggcggcggcttcGGGGGCCGTGGCGGCGGCAGAGGTGGTGGCTTTGGAGGGCGCGGCGGTGGCGGAGGCTTTGGCGGccgaggcggcggcggcggcggctacGGGGGCCgaggcggcggtggcggcggttATGGAGGCCGAGGCGGTGGTGGCGGCTTTGGCAGAGGAGGAGGTGGCCGCGGCGGTGGGTTTAGAGGTGGACGATGA